The following proteins are encoded in a genomic region of Alnus glutinosa chromosome 8, dhAlnGlut1.1, whole genome shotgun sequence:
- the LOC133875451 gene encoding mitochondrial import inner membrane translocase subunit TIM8, with product MDPSQFQSNELAQFIAQEKERAMVNEMVAKLTNVCWDKCITGTPGSKFSSSESSCLSNCARRYMDLSVIIMKRFQNMQ from the exons ATGGATCCTTCACAATTCCAATCCAACGAACTAGCGCAGTTTATCGcg CAAGAGAAGGAAAGAGCCATGGTTAATGAGATGGTAGCAAAGCTCACAAATGTTTGCTGGGACAAGTGCATCACTGGTACACCCGGGAGCAAGTTCAGTTCCAGTGAGTCTAGTTGCCTTTCAAACTGTGCTCGGCGTTATATGGATTTGAGCGTCATTATCATGAAACGCTTCCAGAACATGCAGTGA
- the LOC133875504 gene encoding DNA-directed RNA polymerase V subunit 7, translating into MFLKVQLPWNVIIAAENLDAKGLMLQRAIIIRLLGDFAARKATKDLGYYHAVTTLDSIGEGRVRQQTGDVVFPVFFSAITFKLYKGEISEGVVHKVLKHGVLLKCGPIENIFLAPRKMPGYCYEGGESPLFRDNLSKIEKDVVVRFIVIGTMWLEAEREFQALVSLEGDYLGPIS; encoded by the coding sequence atgtttCTCAAAGTACAGTTGCCCTGGAATGTTATAATCGCTGCTGAAAACCTGGATGCAAAAGGATTGATGCTTCAACGGGCAATTATTATTCGCCTGTTGGGCGACTTTGCTGCCAGAAAGGCCACTAAGGATCTTGGATATTATCATGCCGTCACTACTCTGGATAGCATAGGAGAGGGGAGAGTGAGACAGCAAACAGGAGATGTTGTCTTCCCAGTTTTTTTTAGCGCCATCACCTTCAAGCTGTACAAAGGAGAGATTTCAGAGGGGGTTGTCCACAAGGTTCTGAAGCATGGGGTCCTCTTGAAATGTGGGccaatagaaaacatttttctcGCTCCTCGGAAAATGCCAGGTTACTGCTATGAGGGTGGGGAGAGTCCACTGTTCCGGGACAACCTGTCGAAGATTGAAAAGGATGTCGTGGTTCGTTTCATTGTGATTGGAACAATGTGGTTGGAGGCGGAAAGGGAATTTCAAGCACTGGTCAGTTTGGAGGGCGATTATCTAGGACCAATTTCTTAG